A genome region from Natranaeroarchaeum sulfidigenes includes the following:
- a CDS encoding alpha/beta hydrolase: MPETPALPLEHRTIAADGEGPHPAVVVLHGRGANETDLLPIAQRLPDELFVLSLRAPDPLQGGYTWYELDLSGGGLHQSQPHPEQFRRSLDLIEESIDAAIEEYDLDDDRVGLLGFSQGGITSLSLLLEAPTAYDWVAALHCYLPDSHADLTPDGIENVPVFIAGGSQDQIIPSGRTNAAATRLSELGAPVTSRTYNTGHGIGPDEHADLIEWVTEQV, from the coding sequence ATGCCAGAGACTCCGGCGCTACCGCTCGAACATCGAACGATCGCCGCCGATGGAGAGGGGCCGCATCCTGCTGTCGTCGTTCTCCACGGTCGCGGTGCAAACGAAACCGACCTCCTGCCGATTGCACAGCGACTCCCTGACGAGCTGTTCGTCCTCAGTCTCCGTGCGCCAGATCCGCTCCAGGGCGGGTACACCTGGTACGAACTCGACCTCTCGGGCGGCGGCCTCCACCAGAGCCAGCCACATCCCGAGCAGTTCCGTCGGAGCCTCGATCTGATCGAGGAGTCGATCGACGCCGCAATCGAGGAATACGACCTCGACGACGACCGGGTCGGCCTGCTGGGCTTCAGTCAGGGCGGGATCACGAGCCTCTCCTTGCTTCTCGAAGCTCCCACGGCGTACGACTGGGTCGCTGCACTCCACTGTTACCTGCCCGACTCACACGCCGACCTAACTCCCGACGGGATCGAGAACGTACCGGTCTTCATCGCGGGCGGGAGTCAGGATCAGATCATCCCATCGGGGCGGACCAACGCTGCTGCGACACGATTGAGCGAACTCGGCGCTCCGGTGACATCGAGAACATATAACACTGGACACGGGATCGGGCCGGACGAACACGCCGACCTTATCGAGTGGGTCACCGAACAGGTCTAG
- a CDS encoding glutathione S-transferase N-terminal domain-containing protein, with translation MTDSSPALELYNLRGCPYCAKVRRALDDLDLSYKTHQVPRSRSDRDAVHAASGQRGVPVLVDRSNGIEGMPESDDIVEYLYEEYGDGETPPPSGIFDRVLSKLL, from the coding sequence ATGACAGATTCGTCCCCGGCGCTCGAACTGTACAACTTGCGGGGCTGTCCGTACTGCGCGAAAGTTCGCCGCGCGCTTGACGACCTCGACCTGTCGTACAAAACACATCAGGTTCCACGCTCGCGGAGCGACCGGGACGCCGTTCACGCGGCGAGCGGACAGCGCGGCGTCCCGGTGCTGGTCGACCGATCGAACGGCATCGAGGGAATGCCCGAAAGCGACGACATCGTTGAGTATCTCTACGAGGAGTACGGCGACGGTGAGACGCCGCCGCCATCGGGTATCTTCGATCGGGTGCTGTCGAAACTACTCTGA
- a CDS encoding AsnC family transcriptional regulator, which translates to MPLDETDAEILRLLVEDASRSYREIGEKVDLTAPSVSDRLDRLREYGVLERFTVAVDQSMFSNSAARLVDIQVGPGDAEGLAAGLEAVDGIEHVIRTESGRVVAQAHLAESDLRERLSDLLADRTVIEYRVESVVESAWNPDLHGGEFAVDCVECGKTVEGEGVTVERNGNRYVLCCHSCESLFLERYEELEKGVDH; encoded by the coding sequence GTGCCACTCGACGAAACCGACGCCGAGATACTGCGCCTGCTCGTAGAGGACGCCAGCCGCTCGTACCGCGAGATCGGCGAGAAAGTCGATCTGACTGCCCCGAGCGTCTCCGACCGGCTCGATCGCCTGCGGGAGTACGGTGTTCTCGAACGATTTACCGTAGCTGTCGACCAGTCGATGTTCAGTAACAGCGCGGCGCGGCTGGTCGACATCCAGGTCGGACCAGGAGACGCCGAGGGACTGGCGGCGGGGCTCGAAGCAGTCGACGGTATCGAACACGTCATCCGCACCGAGAGCGGGCGGGTCGTCGCACAGGCGCATCTCGCCGAATCCGACCTTCGCGAGCGTCTCAGTGATCTGCTGGCTGACCGCACCGTCATCGAGTATCGTGTCGAGAGCGTCGTCGAATCGGCGTGGAACCCCGACCTGCACGGCGGCGAGTTCGCCGTCGACTGCGTGGAGTGCGGCAAGACCGTCGAGGGCGAAGGGGTCACGGTCGAACGTAACGGTAACCGGTACGTTCTCTGCTGTCATTCCTGCGAGTCGTTGTTTCTGGAGCGGTACGAAGAGCTGGAGAAGGGAGTAGATCACTGA
- a CDS encoding DUF411 domain-containing protein, with the protein MSDRVSRRSVLAAASSVAAVSVAGCLGGDSTDEWAYSGTLSVTAHQYNSPNCDCCDAYEAYLDDHLEGSLSSSVPEEIETVKADLGIPDDLHSCHTIEFGSYFVEGHVPVETIATLLDENPDIAGIALPGMPAGSPGMGGEKDEPWTVYAVDENGTVDPFVEL; encoded by the coding sequence ATGAGCGATCGTGTCTCCCGGCGGTCGGTGCTGGCCGCCGCGTCCTCGGTCGCCGCCGTTTCGGTTGCGGGCTGTCTGGGCGGCGACAGCACGGACGAGTGGGCGTACTCGGGGACGCTTTCGGTCACTGCTCACCAGTACAACAGCCCGAACTGCGACTGCTGTGACGCCTACGAGGCGTATCTCGACGATCATCTTGAGGGATCACTATCGTCCTCGGTCCCGGAGGAGATCGAGACGGTGAAGGCCGACCTCGGCATCCCTGACGACCTGCACAGCTGTCACACGATCGAGTTCGGGTCGTACTTCGTCGAGGGACACGTCCCGGTCGAGACGATCGCAACACTGCTCGACGAAAATCCCGATATTGCGGGTATCGCATTGCCGGGGATGCCCGCTGGCTCGCCCGGAATGGGTGGCGAAAAGGACGAGCCGTGGACGGTCTACGCTGTCGACGAGAACGGAACTGTCGACCCATTCGTGGAGCTGTGA
- a CDS encoding acyl-CoA dehydrogenase family protein translates to MELLDDTIVPEHARDVKQEASEFANEYIEPNAEEYFRKGEYPHDILEAGQDAGLVAQDIGEDLGGRNLSLTEVLAIAEEFYRADAGIALTLQLASFGAEIVEEYGTDEQKEEYLRPVAEGDQITGLAVSEPETGSDLAGMQTTAEKDGDEYVINGEKFWIGNGVEGDWLTLYARTGDDENNRYGNHSMFIIPTEGEGYHAEHIPEKMGFRASKQAHIVFEDFRIPEENLVGTEGAGFWMLAEFFNHGRIVVAGHGLGLAAAAIEETWEFIHGREEFGRTINEFQAVQHGFADMRMEFESARALTWRAAEKVEQGEDPGLWAAMAKTKATEAATDCAEQGMQFHGGRSVLTDRRIARVYRDVRVPVIYEGANEIQRNLIYRQS, encoded by the coding sequence ATGGAGTTACTTGACGACACAATCGTGCCCGAACACGCCCGGGACGTCAAACAGGAGGCCAGCGAGTTCGCCAACGAGTATATCGAACCCAACGCCGAGGAGTACTTCCGCAAGGGCGAGTACCCACACGACATCCTTGAAGCCGGACAGGACGCCGGACTGGTCGCCCAGGACATCGGCGAGGATCTCGGCGGTCGGAACCTCTCGCTGACCGAGGTGCTGGCGATCGCGGAGGAGTTCTATCGAGCCGATGCCGGGATCGCGCTGACGCTCCAGCTCGCCAGTTTCGGCGCCGAGATCGTCGAGGAGTACGGCACCGACGAACAGAAAGAGGAGTATCTCCGACCGGTCGCCGAGGGGGACCAGATCACCGGCCTCGCGGTCTCGGAGCCCGAAACCGGGAGCGACCTCGCCGGTATGCAGACTACCGCCGAAAAGGACGGCGACGAGTACGTTATCAACGGGGAGAAGTTCTGGATCGGCAACGGCGTCGAGGGCGACTGGCTCACTCTCTATGCCCGGACCGGCGACGACGAGAACAACCGCTACGGCAACCACTCGATGTTCATCATTCCCACCGAGGGCGAGGGGTATCACGCCGAGCATATCCCCGAGAAGATGGGCTTTCGCGCCTCCAAGCAAGCTCACATCGTCTTCGAGGACTTCCGCATCCCCGAGGAGAACCTCGTCGGGACCGAGGGCGCTGGCTTCTGGATGCTCGCCGAGTTCTTCAACCACGGCCGGATCGTCGTGGCGGGCCACGGTCTTGGTCTCGCTGCAGCCGCCATCGAGGAGACGTGGGAGTTCATCCACGGCCGCGAGGAATTCGGCCGCACCATCAACGAGTTCCAGGCGGTCCAGCATGGCTTCGCCGACATGCGCATGGAGTTCGAGAGCGCCCGGGCGCTGACCTGGCGCGCCGCCGAGAAGGTCGAGCAGGGCGAGGATCCCGGCCTCTGGGCCGCGATGGCCAAGACGAAAGCGACCGAGGCGGCGACCGACTGCGCCGAACAGGGAATGCAGTTCCACGGCGGGCGCTCCGTCCTCACCGACCGCCGGATCGCCCGTGTCTACCGTGACGTGCGCGTTCCCGTGATCTACGAGGGGGCAAACGAGATCCAGCGAAATCTGATCTACCGGCAGTCCTGA
- a CDS encoding CDC48 family AAA ATPase → MSQQSGGVRLTVKAAQKRDAGRGVARLPESARSELGVLSGDTVVIEGERRTATKVWPASGDVPDGAVLIDADTRANAGVSIGDTVTVQPGSLSDAISVKLTPPESLADVDQRVIERAVNRDLHDRPVSEGEQVALERVASQPFTVTDTSPDGPVRITDQTVVVVTPPPAGSDEQPDASAGTSTEQPAHEDEVDEEAQPPARVSYEDIGGLDEELEQVREMIELPLSRPELFRRLGVDPPKGVLLYGPPGTGKTLIARAVAHEVDAEFITVSGPEIMSKYKGESEEHVREIFEEAEESAPAIIFFDEIDSIAGQREDSGDVENRVVAQLLSLMDGLDFRGDVIVIGATNRVDAIDPALRRGGRFDREIEIGVPDKSGRKEIFDVHTRGMPLAEDVSVEKLSAQTHGFVGADIDALTTEAAMLTLRRARSDPDGLDDAELEVSRSDLEDALAAVDPSAMREWVAETPDVSFADVGGLDDAKSTLREAVEWPLTYDRLFSVTNTDPPSGVLLHGPPGTGKTLLARALAGESDVNFVHVNGPELLDRYVGESEKAVREVFERARQSAPSIVFFDEIDAIAAQREDSHEVTERVVSQLLTELDGMVENPNLVVLAATNRKDAIDPALLRPGRLDNHVEVPAPDATARRAIIDVHGRGKPFADDVDLEEIADGLEGYTGADIEAIVREASMLSIRETAERLGPEEANERADEIEITGEHFERAIESVEPTLDSL, encoded by the coding sequence ATGAGTCAGCAATCGGGTGGCGTTCGCCTGACCGTCAAAGCCGCCCAGAAACGTGACGCCGGGCGCGGCGTTGCCCGCCTTCCCGAGTCGGCCCGCAGCGAACTCGGCGTCCTCAGCGGTGACACGGTCGTCATCGAGGGGGAACGCCGGACGGCGACGAAAGTGTGGCCTGCGAGTGGCGATGTTCCCGACGGGGCGGTCCTCATCGACGCGGACACGCGAGCGAATGCGGGCGTCAGCATCGGCGATACCGTAACGGTTCAGCCGGGCTCGCTCAGCGACGCCATCTCGGTCAAACTAACGCCGCCGGAGTCGCTCGCGGACGTCGACCAGCGCGTGATCGAACGGGCGGTCAACCGCGACCTGCACGACCGCCCGGTGAGCGAGGGCGAACAGGTCGCGCTGGAACGGGTTGCCAGCCAGCCCTTTACCGTCACTGACACCTCGCCGGACGGGCCGGTCCGAATCACCGACCAGACGGTTGTCGTGGTAACGCCGCCCCCTGCTGGATCCGACGAACAACCGGACGCCTCAGCAGGTACGTCGACGGAACAGCCAGCCCACGAGGACGAGGTAGACGAGGAGGCTCAGCCCCCAGCGCGGGTCAGCTACGAGGATATCGGCGGCCTCGACGAGGAGCTCGAACAGGTCAGGGAGATGATCGAACTCCCGCTGAGCCGCCCCGAACTGTTCCGGCGGCTGGGTGTCGACCCGCCCAAGGGCGTCCTGCTCTACGGCCCGCCCGGGACCGGGAAGACGCTGATCGCCCGCGCGGTGGCGCACGAGGTCGACGCGGAGTTTATTACTGTCTCCGGGCCGGAGATCATGTCGAAGTACAAGGGCGAGTCAGAAGAGCACGTCCGCGAGATCTTCGAGGAGGCCGAGGAGTCGGCCCCGGCGATCATCTTCTTCGACGAAATCGACTCGATCGCCGGACAGCGCGAGGACAGCGGCGACGTCGAGAACCGCGTCGTCGCCCAGTTGCTCTCCCTGATGGACGGCCTCGATTTCCGTGGCGACGTGATCGTCATCGGGGCGACCAACCGCGTCGATGCCATCGACCCCGCGCTCCGCAGGGGCGGCCGCTTCGACCGCGAGATCGAGATCGGCGTTCCGGACAAGAGCGGACGCAAGGAGATCTTCGACGTCCATACCCGCGGGATGCCCCTCGCCGAAGACGTCTCGGTCGAGAAGCTCTCCGCGCAAACACACGGCTTCGTCGGCGCGGATATCGACGCCCTGACGACCGAGGCCGCGATGTTGACGCTCCGGCGCGCCCGGAGCGATCCTGACGGGCTCGATGACGCGGAGCTTGAAGTCTCGCGGAGCGACCTCGAAGACGCGCTGGCCGCCGTCGATCCCTCCGCGATGCGCGAGTGGGTCGCGGAGACGCCGGACGTCTCGTTTGCCGATGTCGGCGGCCTTGACGACGCCAAGTCGACCCTCCGCGAGGCTGTCGAGTGGCCGCTCACCTACGACCGACTGTTTAGCGTCACCAACACCGACCCTCCCAGCGGCGTCCTGCTGCACGGCCCGCCGGGGACAGGCAAAACCCTGCTTGCCCGGGCGCTCGCGGGCGAGAGCGACGTCAACTTCGTCCACGTGAACGGCCCCGAACTGCTCGATCGGTACGTCGGGGAAAGCGAAAAAGCCGTGCGAGAGGTGTTCGAACGTGCCCGCCAGTCCGCACCCAGTATCGTCTTTTTCGACGAGATCGACGCCATCGCCGCCCAGCGTGAGGACAGCCACGAGGTGACCGAGCGCGTCGTCTCACAGCTTCTGACCGAGCTGGATGGAATGGTCGAGAACCCCAATCTGGTCGTGCTCGCCGCCACGAACCGAAAGGACGCGATCGACCCTGCCCTGCTCCGACCCGGCAGGCTGGACAACCACGTCGAGGTACCTGCGCCGGACGCCACGGCACGCAGGGCGATCATCGATGTTCACGGCCGGGGGAAACCCTTCGCCGACGACGTGGACCTGGAGGAGATCGCCGACGGGCTGGAAGGCTATACCGGCGCGGACATTGAGGCGATCGTTCGCGAGGCATCGATGCTCTCGATCCGTGAGACAGCAGAGAGGCTGGGGCCCGAGGAAGCCAACGAGCGCGCCGACGAGATCGAGATTACCGGCGAGCACTTCGAGCGGGCGATCGAATCGGTCGAGCCGACGCTCGATTCCCTGTAA
- a CDS encoding DUF6517 family protein, with translation MNRRQVLAATGAFGLVSLSGCLGLAGLDDHESTAGGVDADTRESTDYQQVGVDDITIEESVGVGPVEESVRVVNYLTEHEKTVDMGPLGEQRGAVFMVLTTPRIGIPNYQFNPVEDMSTHELVELVEDNYDEMDDIEHQEDYSMTILDQETTASRFTASAQFEGEDVDVYLHVSEAVETDDDLLVTIGVYPQEVANQEEDNVDELMENVVKEADESEGNGDEDDGDDDSDNEADSDEGDGDEDDEESDDGLV, from the coding sequence ATGAATCGAAGACAGGTCCTCGCAGCTACCGGGGCGTTCGGACTCGTATCACTGTCAGGCTGTCTCGGACTGGCCGGACTGGATGACCACGAATCGACAGCAGGGGGCGTCGACGCCGACACCCGTGAGAGCACGGACTACCAGCAGGTCGGGGTCGACGACATCACCATCGAAGAGTCTGTGGGAGTCGGCCCAGTCGAGGAGTCTGTCCGGGTCGTAAACTACCTGACAGAACACGAGAAGACGGTCGACATGGGGCCGCTCGGCGAACAGCGCGGAGCCGTGTTCATGGTGCTGACGACGCCCCGGATCGGGATTCCGAACTATCAGTTCAATCCCGTCGAGGACATGTCGACGCACGAACTCGTCGAACTGGTCGAGGACAACTACGACGAGATGGACGATATCGAGCACCAGGAGGATTACTCGATGACGATCCTGGACCAGGAGACGACGGCCTCACGGTTCACTGCCAGCGCCCAGTTCGAGGGCGAAGACGTGGACGTGTACCTCCACGTCAGCGAGGCCGTCGAGACCGACGACGACCTGCTCGTGACCATCGGCGTCTACCCACAGGAAGTGGCAAATCAGGAGGAAGACAACGTCGACGAACTGATGGAAAACGTGGTCAAGGAGGCAGACGAGAGCGAAGGCAACGGAGACGAAGACGATGGTGACGATGACAGCGATAATGAGGCAGACAGCGACGAGGGAGACGGTGACGAAGACGACGAGGAATCCGACGATGGTCTGGTCTAG
- a CDS encoding DsrE family protein, with the protein MSGTADSDVDSLGIVLETADPERAWNAFRLGITALEDGKDVSVFLLGEGVEAEEITDHDEFDVRARMEAFDEAGGQLLACGTCLEIRNSEGSDVCPVSTMSDLLDVVTTSDRVLTIG; encoded by the coding sequence ATGTCCGGAACAGCCGACAGTGACGTCGACTCGCTCGGGATCGTACTCGAAACCGCCGACCCCGAACGTGCGTGGAACGCGTTCCGGCTCGGTATCACGGCGCTGGAGGATGGCAAAGACGTCTCCGTCTTCCTGCTCGGCGAGGGCGTCGAGGCCGAGGAGATTACGGACCACGATGAGTTCGACGTCCGCGCCCGGATGGAGGCGTTCGACGAGGCGGGCGGCCAACTGCTCGCCTGCGGCACCTGTCTGGAGATCCGCAACAGCGAGGGCAGCGACGTCTGTCCCGTCTCGACGATGTCGGATCTCCTCGACGTCGTCACGACATCGGATCGTGTGCTGACGATCGGGTAG
- a CDS encoding heavy metal translocating P-type ATPase: MSTETAHLQIVGMSCSTCSGSVEEAVGALEGVESANANFATDEGTVTYDPDVVSLDEIYAAIEDAGFEAETASASVGIAGMSCSTCAESNREAIESVPGVIEASVNFAIDEAQLVYNPVDASLDEVYDAIEDAGFDPDRPSGDEETDLAEERESAVERELNKQRKLVIGGGILSIPFIGVMIEMFFPGVLPSVLVAPGWVEFVLATALMATLGKEFIVGAYEAAVNTGRANMDTLVAVGTSAGYLYSTGVVAGAIPGGLYFEAVAIILWFITLGNWLEARSKARASDALRTLLEMEADEATVVVDGEEQVVPVEEIEVGDVMKVRPGEQVPTDGVVVDGQSAVDESMVTGESVPVEKGVGDEVVGSTINENGVLLVEATQVGKDTAIQQIVQRVKEAQARQPDVQRLVDKVSAYFVPAVIANAVFWALVWALAPETLFVVASWLGDLLPLLEPVGGGPVEGGVTILEFSMVVLASALLIACPCALGLATPAATMVGSTISATNGVLFKGADILERVRDIDAVVFDKTGTLTHGDMVLTDVVSIRDGAAADGVAADGSGEERPDGGAIVSDERDSTVDEDDVLAVAASVESDSEHPLAQAIVEGASERGVEIEDATGFENIPGHGVRAETPRGEALVGNRKLMRDNGIDPDPATETMERLEREGKTAMLVALDGKLIGVVATADTVRESAKETVVALQDRGLDPVMLTGDNERTAHAVAEQLGIDPDDVYAEVLPDEKADTIERIQGDDRRAIMVGDGVNDAPALTTAHVGIAIGSGTDVAIESADVTLMRDDPADVLKAIRISEATISKVWQNLFWAFVYNTTLIPIASLGLLNPALAGLAMTGSSLSVMANSLAFRGYDPHEDYHLAVTKPFRALVGVVR; encoded by the coding sequence ATGAGTACGGAAACCGCCCACCTTCAGATCGTGGGCATGTCGTGTTCGACGTGTTCCGGCTCGGTCGAGGAGGCCGTCGGCGCACTAGAGGGCGTCGAGTCGGCCAACGCGAACTTCGCGACCGACGAGGGGACCGTCACCTACGACCCCGATGTCGTCTCGCTGGACGAGATCTACGCCGCGATCGAGGACGCGGGCTTCGAGGCAGAAACGGCTTCGGCGTCGGTCGGGATCGCCGGGATGTCCTGTTCGACCTGTGCGGAGTCGAATCGTGAGGCCATCGAATCGGTGCCAGGTGTGATCGAGGCGAGCGTCAACTTCGCCATAGACGAGGCACAGCTGGTCTACAACCCGGTCGACGCGTCGCTCGACGAGGTGTACGATGCGATCGAGGACGCCGGATTCGATCCAGATCGCCCGAGCGGCGACGAGGAAACTGATCTAGCCGAGGAACGCGAAAGCGCCGTCGAACGCGAGCTGAACAAACAGCGCAAACTCGTCATCGGCGGCGGAATCCTCTCGATCCCGTTTATCGGCGTGATGATCGAGATGTTCTTCCCCGGCGTCCTGCCGAGCGTGCTGGTTGCGCCAGGCTGGGTCGAGTTCGTCCTTGCCACGGCGCTGATGGCGACGCTCGGCAAGGAGTTCATCGTCGGGGCGTACGAGGCCGCGGTCAACACCGGCCGGGCGAACATGGATACGCTGGTCGCGGTTGGTACCTCTGCTGGGTATCTTTATTCGACCGGCGTCGTTGCCGGGGCGATTCCGGGCGGGCTCTACTTCGAGGCCGTCGCGATCATCCTCTGGTTCATCACGCTCGGCAACTGGCTCGAAGCGCGCTCGAAAGCTCGCGCGAGCGACGCGCTCCGGACCCTGCTGGAGATGGAGGCCGACGAGGCGACAGTGGTCGTAGATGGTGAAGAACAGGTCGTCCCCGTCGAGGAGATAGAGGTCGGCGACGTGATGAAGGTCCGTCCCGGCGAGCAGGTTCCCACGGACGGCGTCGTGGTCGACGGCCAGAGCGCGGTCGACGAGTCGATGGTCACCGGTGAGTCAGTCCCGGTCGAGAAAGGCGTCGGTGACGAGGTCGTCGGCTCGACGATCAACGAGAACGGCGTGCTACTGGTCGAGGCGACACAAGTGGGGAAAGACACCGCGATCCAGCAGATCGTCCAGCGCGTCAAGGAGGCCCAGGCGCGCCAGCCGGACGTCCAGCGGCTGGTCGACAAAGTCTCGGCGTACTTCGTTCCCGCAGTGATCGCAAACGCCGTCTTCTGGGCGCTCGTCTGGGCACTCGCCCCGGAAACGCTGTTCGTCGTCGCGTCGTGGCTCGGCGATCTACTCCCGCTGTTAGAACCAGTGGGTGGTGGGCCAGTCGAGGGTGGCGTCACGATCCTTGAGTTCTCCATGGTCGTGCTCGCCAGCGCCCTGCTGATCGCCTGTCCCTGCGCGCTGGGGCTGGCGACGCCCGCGGCGACGATGGTCGGTTCGACGATCAGCGCGACCAACGGCGTCCTGTTCAAGGGTGCGGACATTCTCGAACGGGTGCGCGACATCGACGCGGTGGTCTTCGACAAGACGGGAACGCTGACCCACGGCGACATGGTGCTGACAGATGTCGTGTCGATCCGGGACGGCGCGGCGGCAGACGGCGTCGCAGCAGACGGCTCCGGCGAGGAACGCCCCGACGGCGGTGCGATCGTGAGCGATGAGCGGGATTCGACAGTCGACGAAGACGACGTGCTGGCGGTCGCCGCAAGCGTCGAGTCCGACTCCGAGCACCCGCTCGCGCAGGCGATCGTCGAGGGGGCATCAGAGCGTGGCGTCGAGATCGAGGACGCAACCGGGTTCGAGAACATCCCTGGTCACGGTGTCCGCGCCGAGACGCCCCGGGGCGAGGCGCTGGTGGGGAACCGCAAGCTCATGCGGGACAACGGGATCGATCCCGACCCTGCCACCGAGACGATGGAACGGCTCGAACGGGAGGGCAAGACCGCGATGCTGGTCGCACTCGATGGCAAACTGATCGGCGTCGTCGCCACGGCTGACACGGTGCGAGAGAGCGCGAAAGAGACCGTCGTGGCCCTGCAAGATCGTGGCCTGGACCCGGTCATGCTCACCGGCGACAACGAGCGAACCGCTCACGCGGTCGCCGAGCAGCTGGGGATCGACCCGGACGACGTCTACGCCGAGGTGCTGCCAGACGAGAAGGCCGACACCATCGAACGGATTCAGGGAGACGACAGGCGGGCGATCATGGTCGGTGATGGCGTCAACGACGCGCCCGCGCTGACGACCGCTCACGTCGGCATCGCCATCGGGAGCGGTACTGACGTCGCCATCGAGAGCGCGGACGTGACGCTGATGCGCGACGATCCGGCGGACGTTCTCAAGGCGATCCGGATCTCCGAGGCGACCATCTCGAAGGTCTGGCAGAACCTGTTCTGGGCCTTCGTCTACAATACGACGCTGATCCCGATCGCCTCGCTAGGCTTGCTCAACCCCGCGCTCGCCGGGCTGGCGATGACCGGCTCCAGCCTGTCGGTGATGGCTAACAGTCTGGCGTTCCGCGGCTACGATCCACACGAAGACTATCACCTCGCCGTGACGAAGCCGTTCCGTGCCCTTGTGGGGGTGGTTCGATGA
- the dph2 gene encoding diphthamide biosynthesis enzyme Dph2: MNEQTEYSDGDLRNTGMSLKHDREWDYELDRIVEAVEERDASKVGLQFPEGLKRRGPDVADDLRELLDDDVTIMLSGQPCYGACDLDTFMMRRTDVFVHFGHSPMKESEKIIYVPLFSNVDVMPIMEEAKAELADPDDDPDVGLVTTAQHMNRFGDMADWLEERGYEVHTRRGDERLTHEGQVLGCNYASADVDADQILYVGGGKFHPLGLAMEHPDKNVIIADPVNNVVTIADTEKFMKQRYATVHKAMDAETFGVIFCTKIGQGRMEIAEKILDSNDNAYLITMDEVTPDRLRNFGFDAYVNTGCPRITTDDGPQFHKPMLTPGEYQIAVGNKPLNELSFDTFHGTW; this comes from the coding sequence ATGAACGAGCAGACGGAGTACAGCGACGGGGACCTCCGGAACACCGGCATGTCCCTCAAGCACGACCGAGAGTGGGATTACGAACTCGACCGGATCGTCGAGGCAGTCGAGGAACGCGACGCGAGCAAGGTGGGTCTGCAGTTCCCCGAAGGACTCAAACGCCGTGGGCCGGACGTCGCCGATGACCTGCGCGAACTCCTCGATGACGACGTGACGATCATGCTCTCGGGTCAGCCCTGTTACGGAGCCTGCGATCTGGACACGTTCATGATGCGCCGAACTGACGTGTTCGTCCACTTCGGACACAGCCCGATGAAGGAGTCAGAGAAGATCATCTACGTGCCGCTCTTCTCGAACGTCGATGTCATGCCGATCATGGAGGAAGCCAAGGCAGAACTGGCAGACCCCGACGACGATCCCGACGTGGGCCTCGTGACGACCGCCCAGCACATGAACCGCTTCGGGGACATGGCCGACTGGCTCGAAGAGCGCGGGTACGAGGTCCACACTCGTCGCGGTGACGAGCGACTGACCCACGAGGGGCAGGTGCTCGGCTGTAACTACGCCTCGGCGGACGTCGACGCCGACCAGATCCTCTACGTCGGCGGCGGCAAGTTCCACCCGCTCGGACTGGCGATGGAACACCCCGACAAGAACGTCATCATCGCCGATCCGGTCAACAACGTCGTGACGATCGCCGACACGGAGAAGTTCATGAAACAGCGCTACGCGACGGTCCACAAGGCAATGGACGCCGAGACGTTCGGTGTGATCTTCTGTACCAAGATCGGACAGGGCCGGATGGAGATCGCCGAGAAGATCCTCGACAGCAACGACAACGCGTATCTGATCACCATGGACGAGGTAACACCGGACCGTCTGCGAAACTTCGGTTTCGACGCATACGTCAACACCGGCTGTCCCCGGATTACGACCGACGACGGGCCGCAGTTCCACAAGCCGATGCTCACGCCCGGTGAGTACCAGATCGCCGTCGGGAACAAGCCCCTCAACGAGCTGAGTTTCGATACCTTCCACGGCACCTGGTAG